Proteins encoded within one genomic window of Ottowia sp. SB7-C50:
- a CDS encoding HugZ family protein, whose product MTTAHLPRLGHTLRDLLFARRFAALGTLDASGGVFVSMVPYAIDTATRRLVLHVSGLAGHTGHMQAEPRVSLLVTGADQPGEPVHDLPRVTLQALAGTPDPGSDAWASARAAYLQRFPEAEPMTALPDFRFVTLELTGARQVAGFGSARSVSADELAQVLSA is encoded by the coding sequence ATGACCACCGCCCACCTGCCCCGCCTTGGCCACACCTTGCGCGATCTGCTGTTTGCGCGCCGCTTTGCTGCACTGGGCACGCTGGACGCCAGCGGCGGCGTGTTCGTGTCGATGGTGCCGTACGCCATCGACACCGCCACGCGCCGGCTGGTGCTGCACGTCAGCGGCCTGGCCGGGCACACGGGCCACATGCAGGCCGAACCGCGCGTGTCGCTGCTGGTGACCGGCGCCGACCAGCCGGGCGAGCCGGTGCATGACCTGCCGCGCGTCACCCTGCAGGCGCTGGCGGGCACGCCCGATCCGGGGTCGGACGCCTGGGCGTCGGCCCGCGCCGCCTACCTGCAGCGCTTTCCAGAGGCCGAGCCGATGACCGCCCTGCCCGATTTCCGCTTTGTCACGCTTGAATTAACCGGCGCGCGCCAGGTGGCCGGCTTTGGCAGTGCGCGCAGCGTGTCGGCGGACGAGCTGGCGCAGGTGCTGTCGGCGTGA
- a CDS encoding RluA family pseudouridine synthase: MTADGSAQAETPTPDALHALYEDAHLLALDKPAGLLSVPGRGPERADCLSARAQQRWPDALVVHRLDQATSGLMLLARSLPTQRLLGAAFAERRIAKRYEALVHGRLDLPAGAPDGWAEIDLPLIVDWPNRPRSKVDHDIGKPSLTRWQPLAYDAARHVTRLALAPVTGRSHQLRVHLQAIGHAIVGDTLYGPPDDAPRLMLHACEVRLAHPITGDALALHSPAPF; the protein is encoded by the coding sequence GTGACCGCCGACGGCTCGGCACAGGCCGAAACGCCCACACCGGACGCGCTGCACGCGCTGTACGAAGACGCGCACCTGCTGGCCCTGGACAAGCCCGCCGGCCTGCTGTCGGTGCCCGGACGCGGGCCCGAGCGCGCCGACTGCCTGAGCGCGCGGGCGCAGCAGCGCTGGCCGGACGCGCTGGTGGTGCACCGGCTCGACCAGGCCACCAGCGGGCTAATGCTGCTGGCGCGCAGCCTGCCCACGCAGCGCCTGCTGGGCGCCGCCTTTGCCGAACGCCGCATCGCCAAGCGGTACGAAGCGCTGGTGCACGGCCGGCTTGATCTGCCCGCCGGCGCGCCCGACGGCTGGGCCGAGATCGACCTGCCGCTCATCGTCGACTGGCCCAACCGCCCGCGCAGCAAGGTTGACCACGACATCGGCAAGCCCAGCCTGACGCGCTGGCAGCCGCTGGCCTACGACGCGGCGCGCCACGTCACGCGGCTGGCACTGGCGCCGGTCACGGGCCGCTCGCACCAGCTGCGGGTGCACCTGCAGGCCATCGGCCACGCCATCGTCGGCGACACGCTGTACGGCCCGCCCGACGACGCGCCGCGCCTGATGCTGCATGCGTGCGAGGTGCGCCTGGCGCACCCCATCACGGGCGATGCGCTGGCGCTGCACAGCCCGGCGCCTTTCTGA
- a CDS encoding SDR family NAD(P)-dependent oxidoreductase, translated as MPASASRHLYILTGASRGMGQAMAQQLLAPGHTLLTLSRQPDPALQATASAASADLHSWQADLADAGPVATRLADWLRGHNAAAFASATLINNAGVIPAIQPLRDADGDDLAHALRLGLEAPMRLTAAFLNATRDWPGVRRVLNISSGLGRRPMASQAGYCAAKAGMDHFTRCLALDEAQAPNGARVCSLAPGVIDTDMQAQLRGADAADFPDRGNFERLKSGGQLTSTDEAARRVLAYLGRPDFGREPVADVRDA; from the coding sequence ATGCCCGCCAGTGCCAGCCGCCACCTTTACATCCTCACGGGCGCATCGCGCGGCATGGGCCAGGCCATGGCGCAGCAGTTGCTGGCGCCCGGCCATACGCTGCTGACGCTGTCGCGCCAGCCCGACCCGGCGCTGCAGGCCACGGCCAGCGCTGCCAGCGCCGACCTGCATTCGTGGCAGGCCGACCTGGCCGACGCCGGCCCCGTGGCCACGCGCCTGGCCGATTGGCTGCGCGGGCACAACGCCGCCGCGTTTGCCAGCGCCACCCTCATCAACAACGCCGGCGTCATTCCCGCCATCCAGCCGCTGCGCGATGCCGACGGCGACGACCTGGCCCATGCGCTGCGCTTGGGACTCGAAGCGCCCATGCGCCTGACCGCCGCCTTCCTGAACGCCACGCGCGACTGGCCGGGCGTGCGCCGGGTGCTCAATATTTCGTCCGGCCTGGGCCGGCGCCCCATGGCGTCGCAGGCCGGCTACTGCGCCGCCAAGGCGGGCATGGACCACTTCACCCGCTGCCTGGCGCTGGACGAAGCGCAGGCGCCCAACGGCGCGCGCGTCTGTTCGCTGGCGCCCGGCGTCATCGACACCGACATGCAGGCCCAGCTGCGCGGCGCCGACGCGGCCGACTTCCCCGACCGCGGCAATTTCGAGCGCCTGAAGTCCGGCGGCCAGCTCACCTCGACCGACGAAGCCGCGCGGCGCGTGCTGGCGTATCTGGGGCGGCCGGATTTTGGCCGCGAGCCGGTGGCGGACGTGCGGGACGCCTGA
- a CDS encoding c-type cytochrome: MKALRAPEMLRRLARAWLWAALALAGASTAVRAAPFQDDMAQRTLACIACHGEQGRAGPDGDYPRLAGKPAGYLYHQLLNFRDGRRHYGLMTRLVDVLSDDYLMDIARHFAAMQVPYPPPAPPASPPPADVLARGRTLALQGDPGQRLPACVQCHGQRLTGALPDVPGLLGLPQDYLTAQLGGWRTGQRRAHAPDCMGSIVQRLSDRDAYAVVSWLALQPVPADARPAPERPEPEAEWADLKCGAAPVVRGRP, encoded by the coding sequence ATGAAGGCCCTGCGGGCGCCGGAAATGCTGCGCCGGCTGGCCCGCGCCTGGCTGTGGGCGGCGCTGGCACTGGCGGGCGCATCCACTGCCGTGCGCGCCGCGCCGTTCCAGGACGACATGGCCCAGCGCACGCTGGCCTGCATCGCCTGCCACGGCGAACAGGGCCGCGCCGGGCCGGACGGCGATTACCCGCGCCTGGCCGGCAAGCCGGCCGGTTACCTGTACCACCAGTTGCTCAACTTCCGCGACGGCCGTCGCCACTACGGGCTGATGACGCGCCTGGTCGATGTGCTGAGCGACGACTACCTGATGGACATCGCGCGCCATTTCGCCGCCATGCAGGTGCCGTACCCACCGCCCGCGCCGCCGGCCAGCCCGCCGCCGGCCGACGTGCTGGCGCGCGGGCGCACCCTGGCGCTGCAGGGCGACCCCGGCCAGCGCCTGCCCGCCTGCGTACAGTGCCACGGCCAGCGACTGACCGGCGCCCTGCCCGACGTGCCCGGCCTGCTGGGCCTGCCGCAGGACTACCTGACCGCGCAGCTGGGCGGCTGGCGCACCGGCCAGCGCCGCGCCCACGCACCCGACTGCATGGGCAGCATCGTGCAGCGCCTGTCCGACCGTGATGCCTACGCCGTCGTCAGCTGGCTTGCCCTGCAGCCGGTGCCGGCCGACGCCCGCCCCGCGCCCGAGCGGCCCGAACCCGAAGCCGAGTGGGCCGACCTGAAGTGCGGCGCCGCGCCGGTCGTCAGGGGGCGCCCTTGA
- a CDS encoding DUF1566 domain-containing protein: protein MHNTPLIAPTPHVLGVGLAMLLGLAGSAHAGPLNDTGVEYCRTHEPRYEDRTQTAVTATTTCEKMPVHGGEDARYGRDAAAVKGQLTKAGASTPVQVGVDGAGNPITQANGFDFTKISNSGAKLPATATLGTGPDDWGCTYDNNTGLLWEVKTYDEAPANKGLRDVAWTYVWHNPDRTYRPTQASTDGDGAKCYAIGTCDTVQYTAAVNKAGLCGKSDWRMPTRLELHNLVDYGRPAPMIDPMYFPNTLGPRFEGTYWTGTSYAMRHTSAKHSVAFVNFDYVSSNVKGEPFIARSVRLVRNGL, encoded by the coding sequence ATGCACAACACTCCATTGATCGCTCCAACGCCGCATGTGCTCGGCGTCGGATTGGCCATGCTCCTGGGCCTTGCAGGCAGCGCACATGCGGGTCCGCTGAATGACACCGGCGTCGAATATTGCCGGACCCATGAGCCGCGGTATGAGGATCGCACGCAGACGGCCGTAACAGCCACCACCACTTGCGAGAAGATGCCCGTGCACGGTGGCGAGGACGCTCGCTACGGGCGCGACGCTGCCGCGGTCAAGGGCCAGTTGACCAAGGCGGGCGCCAGCACGCCGGTACAGGTGGGCGTCGATGGCGCGGGCAACCCGATCACTCAGGCCAACGGGTTCGACTTCACGAAGATCAGCAACAGCGGTGCCAAGCTCCCGGCCACGGCGACACTGGGCACGGGGCCAGACGACTGGGGCTGCACTTACGACAATAACACCGGCCTGCTGTGGGAGGTGAAGACCTACGACGAGGCTCCCGCTAACAAAGGTTTGCGCGACGTGGCGTGGACTTACGTGTGGCACAACCCGGACCGTACCTACCGCCCGACTCAAGCGTCAACCGACGGTGATGGCGCCAAGTGTTACGCCATCGGCACCTGCGACACCGTGCAATACACGGCCGCCGTCAACAAGGCGGGACTGTGCGGCAAGTCCGATTGGCGTATGCCGACACGTCTGGAGCTGCACAACCTTGTGGACTACGGGCGCCCTGCGCCCATGATCGATCCAATGTACTTTCCAAATACCCTGGGTCCAAGGTTTGAAGGGACTTATTGGACGGGCACGTCCTACGCCATGCGGCATACAAGCGCGAAGCACAGCGTGGCATTCGTGAACTTTGATTATGTTTCGAGCAACGTGAAGGGAGAGCCCTTTATAGCACGTAGCGTGCGGCTCGTGAGAAATGGTCTTTGA
- a CDS encoding cytochrome c, whose product MTALRRAGLALIALAAVTLALLWHLNFNDGIRVAGPPPAAADAATVQRGAYLARVGNCLACHTARGGPPAAGGRPIATPFGTVYTSNLTPDDDTGIGRWSAAAFWRAMHHGRSADGRLLNPVFPYTHTTLLTRADSDALLAYFRSLPPLHQRPAAHELRWPYGTQAALAVWRALYFRPGGSAGDASLGQRAQRGAYLVHGVAHCSACHAARDRLGGADWRDLSGGPIPGMGWYAPSLVARHEAAVGDWPEAEIAALLHTGASRLGVASGPMAEVVFQGTQYLSADDLADVAAYLKALPPQATPPAAPAAPPTRTRLATAGEKLYGQKCAACHGEQGEGVPGAYPPLAGNRAVTMAQTQNLLQVMLYGGFGPATAGRPRPFGMPPFVLELNDAEIASVLSHIRTAWGNRAAEVSPLDVLQMRQASSGNLR is encoded by the coding sequence TTGACCGCGCTGCGGCGCGCCGGACTGGCGCTGATCGCGCTGGCGGCGGTGACGCTGGCGCTGCTGTGGCACCTCAACTTCAACGACGGCATCCGCGTGGCCGGGCCGCCACCCGCCGCAGCGGACGCCGCCACGGTGCAGCGCGGCGCCTACCTGGCGCGCGTGGGCAACTGCCTCGCCTGCCACACGGCGCGCGGCGGCCCGCCGGCGGCGGGCGGGCGACCCATCGCCACGCCCTTCGGAACCGTCTACACCAGCAATCTGACGCCCGACGACGACACGGGCATCGGCCGCTGGAGCGCCGCCGCCTTCTGGCGCGCCATGCACCACGGCCGCTCGGCCGACGGGCGGCTGCTGAACCCGGTCTTCCCCTACACGCACACCACGCTGCTGACGCGGGCCGACAGCGACGCGCTGCTGGCCTACTTTCGCAGCCTGCCGCCGCTGCACCAGCGGCCGGCGGCGCATGAATTGCGCTGGCCCTATGGCACGCAGGCGGCGCTGGCGGTGTGGCGCGCGCTGTACTTTCGCCCCGGCGGCTCGGCGGGCGACGCTTCGCTGGGTCAGCGCGCCCAGCGCGGCGCCTATCTGGTGCATGGCGTGGCGCACTGCTCGGCCTGCCATGCCGCCCGTGACCGGCTGGGCGGCGCCGACTGGCGCGACCTGAGCGGCGGCCCCATCCCCGGCATGGGCTGGTACGCGCCCTCGCTCGTCGCGCGGCACGAAGCCGCCGTGGGCGACTGGCCCGAGGCCGAGATCGCCGCCCTGCTGCACACCGGCGCGTCGCGCCTGGGCGTGGCCAGCGGGCCGATGGCCGAAGTGGTGTTCCAGGGCACGCAGTACCTCAGCGCCGACGACCTGGCCGACGTGGCCGCCTACCTGAAGGCGCTGCCGCCGCAGGCCACGCCGCCCGCCGCGCCCGCTGCGCCGCCCACCCGCACGCGCCTGGCCACCGCGGGCGAAAAGCTCTACGGCCAGAAATGCGCGGCCTGCCATGGCGAGCAGGGCGAAGGCGTGCCCGGCGCCTACCCCCCATTGGCCGGCAACCGCGCCGTGACCATGGCGCAGACGCAGAACCTGCTGCAAGTCATGCTGTACGGCGGCTTCGGCCCCGCCACGGCAGGCCGGCCCCGCCCGTTCGGCATGCCGCCCTTCGTGCTGGAACTGAACGACGCCGAAATCGCCAGCGTGCTCAGCCACATCCGCACCGCCTGGGGCAACCGCGCGGCCGAAGTGTCGCCGCTGGATGTGCTTCAGATGCGCCAGGCCAGCAGCGGCAACCTGCGTTGA
- a CDS encoding DUF1566 domain-containing protein: MNVIRNVVALSLIALTGLAHAQAPGQMCPSVNPSPYQGNPNPVADPTYALTTPDSAFSDNGDGTVTHLLTGLIWKRCPEGMTWDGKTCTGLAGRFVWDQKSPEMVVFDQVDKVNAGAPGTQNLGYTDWRLPNIKELDSIVEWGCDKPKINITQFPLWQWNTNGTGYGYFWSSTHTPQLEGATLDYVLSMNFDSGPDGYRNGTGAPTYARLVRGGPTLQNFDALAIPPVLSGVAPAGVVGTTYVGFTPTTGPNNVTLPVTYAITGGALPPGLVFDPKTGAITGTPTKAGIYPLQIVATNAGGISPPLSITIVVTAPQPPAAPTPVPTLAEGALWSLIALLGGLGMRARRKKNG; encoded by the coding sequence ATGAATGTCATCCGAAATGTCGTTGCCCTCAGCTTGATCGCGTTGACCGGACTGGCGCACGCGCAGGCGCCTGGTCAAATGTGCCCGTCGGTGAATCCTTCTCCGTACCAGGGCAACCCCAATCCGGTTGCTGATCCCACTTATGCATTGACCACACCAGACAGTGCTTTCTCCGACAACGGCGATGGCACGGTGACCCACCTGCTCACCGGGCTGATCTGGAAACGTTGCCCAGAGGGGATGACCTGGGACGGCAAGACGTGCACCGGTCTGGCCGGCCGGTTCGTGTGGGACCAAAAGTCTCCCGAGATGGTTGTTTTCGATCAGGTGGACAAGGTCAATGCGGGCGCCCCCGGTACACAGAATCTGGGCTACACCGACTGGCGCCTGCCTAACATCAAGGAACTGGATTCGATCGTCGAATGGGGTTGTGACAAGCCCAAAATCAATATCACCCAATTTCCTCTGTGGCAGTGGAACACCAACGGCACCGGCTATGGGTATTTCTGGTCGAGCACGCATACGCCTCAACTAGAGGGTGCCACTCTGGACTACGTTCTCTCGATGAATTTTGACTCAGGCCCTGACGGCTATCGCAACGGTACCGGTGCGCCGACGTACGCCCGGCTTGTGCGCGGCGGCCCAACGTTGCAGAACTTCGACGCGCTGGCCATTCCGCCGGTGTTGTCGGGCGTTGCGCCCGCAGGCGTGGTGGGGACGACTTATGTCGGCTTCACGCCCACCACTGGGCCGAACAACGTCACGCTGCCGGTCACCTACGCCATCACCGGTGGCGCGTTGCCGCCGGGACTGGTGTTTGACCCTAAGACCGGCGCCATCACGGGCACGCCCACGAAGGCGGGCATCTATCCGCTGCAGATCGTCGCCACCAACGCGGGCGGCATCAGCCCGCCGCTGTCGATCACCATCGTGGTCACGGCGCCGCAGCCGCCGGCGGCGCCCACGCCAGTGCCGACGCTGGCCGAAGGCGCGCTCTGGTCGCTGATCGCGCTGTTGGGTGGGCTGGGGATGCGCGCGCGCCGCAAGAAAAACGGTTGA
- the bktB gene encoding beta-ketothiolase BktB, translated as MAREVVVVSGVRTAIGTFGGSLKDIPTVDLAATVVKEALARAKVDGKDVGHVVFGHVVNTEPRDMYLSRVAAVNGGCAKETPAMNVNRLCGSGLQAIVSASQGILLGDYDVAIGGGAENMSRAPYANLTNRFGARMGDSKLVDMMVGALHDPFHTIHMGVTAENVAKEFDITREQQDALALESHQRAEKAWAEGRFKDQIVPIMLKSRKGDVAFEKDEHFRAGAKAEDFSKMKPVFIKENGTVTAANASGINDAAAAVVLMEAAAAGKAGAKPLARLVGYAHAGVEPKIMGIGPVPATKAVLAKTGLKLDQIDVIEANEAFAAQACAVTKGLGADPAKVNPNGSGISLGHPIGATGAIITVKAIYELQRTGGKYALVTMCIGGGQGIAAIFERL; from the coding sequence ATGGCCCGTGAAGTCGTCGTTGTCAGCGGTGTGCGCACCGCCATTGGTACCTTTGGCGGCAGCCTGAAGGACATTCCCACCGTCGATCTGGCGGCCACCGTGGTCAAGGAAGCGCTGGCGCGCGCCAAGGTCGATGGCAAGGACGTCGGTCACGTGGTGTTCGGCCACGTCGTCAACACCGAGCCGCGCGACATGTATCTGAGCCGCGTGGCGGCCGTCAACGGCGGCTGCGCCAAGGAGACGCCGGCCATGAACGTCAACCGCCTGTGCGGCTCGGGCCTGCAGGCCATCGTCAGCGCCAGCCAGGGCATCCTGCTGGGCGACTACGACGTGGCGATTGGCGGCGGCGCCGAAAACATGAGCCGCGCGCCCTACGCCAACCTCACCAACCGCTTTGGCGCCCGCATGGGCGACAGCAAGCTGGTCGACATGATGGTTGGCGCCCTGCACGACCCCTTCCACACCATCCACATGGGCGTGACGGCCGAGAACGTGGCCAAGGAATTCGACATCACCCGCGAGCAGCAGGACGCCCTGGCGCTGGAAAGCCACCAGCGCGCCGAAAAGGCCTGGGCCGAAGGCCGCTTCAAGGACCAGATCGTCCCCATCATGCTCAAGAGCCGCAAGGGTGACGTGGCGTTCGAGAAGGACGAGCACTTCCGCGCCGGCGCCAAGGCCGAGGACTTCAGCAAGATGAAGCCGGTCTTCATCAAGGAAAACGGCACCGTCACCGCCGCTAACGCCAGCGGCATCAACGACGCCGCGGCCGCTGTGGTGCTGATGGAAGCCGCCGCCGCCGGCAAGGCCGGCGCCAAGCCGCTGGCGCGCCTGGTGGGCTACGCGCACGCCGGCGTCGAGCCGAAGATCATGGGCATCGGCCCGGTGCCCGCCACCAAGGCGGTGCTGGCCAAGACCGGCCTGAAGCTCGACCAGATCGACGTCATCGAAGCCAACGAAGCCTTCGCCGCACAAGCCTGCGCCGTGACCAAGGGCCTGGGCGCCGACCCGGCCAAGGTCAACCCCAACGGCTCGGGCATTTCGCTGGGGCACCCGATTGGTGCCACTGGCGCCATCATCACGGTGAAGGCCATCTACGAACTGCAGCGCACCGGCGGCAAGTACGCGCTGGTCACGATGTGCATCGGCGGCGGCCAGGGCATTGCGGCGATCTTCGAACGCCTGTAA
- a CDS encoding YSC84-related protein, whose amino-acid sequence MKKINLRTVSLAIALGLGSVAMVGCTTTTQTSKAAPASSRAAMETAVNETLSRLYSTVPGSREMVSKAAGVLVFPAVVGGSFVVGADHGKGALRVGGSTVNYYSTTSASIGFQAGGQSRSVIYVFNTQDALQKFRNSNGWTADADATVAIGTVGANGHVDTKTVQQPVASFVLTNVGLEAGVAVGGSKITPINLP is encoded by the coding sequence TTGAAAAAAATCAACCTGCGTACCGTTTCGCTGGCCATCGCGCTGGGTCTGGGCAGCGTCGCCATGGTCGGCTGCACCACCACCACGCAAACGTCCAAGGCCGCGCCGGCCAGCAGCCGCGCCGCGATGGAAACGGCCGTCAACGAGACGCTGTCGCGCCTGTACAGCACGGTGCCGGGTTCGCGCGAAATGGTGAGCAAGGCCGCTGGCGTGCTGGTGTTCCCGGCCGTGGTGGGTGGCTCCTTCGTGGTCGGCGCCGACCACGGCAAGGGCGCGCTGCGCGTGGGCGGCAGCACCGTCAACTACTACAGCACCACCAGCGCCTCCATCGGCTTCCAGGCCGGCGGCCAGTCGCGCTCGGTCATCTACGTGTTCAACACGCAGGACGCGCTGCAGAAGTTCCGCAACAGCAACGGCTGGACGGCCGACGCCGACGCCACCGTGGCCATCGGCACCGTGGGCGCCAACGGCCACGTGGACACCAAGACCGTCCAGCAGCCCGTGGCCAGCTTCGTGCTGACCAACGTCGGCCTGGAAGCCGGCGTGGCCGTGGGCGGCAGCAAGATCACCCCGATCAACCTGCCCTGA
- a CDS encoding OmpA family protein: MSEPRARRAAPGAVWPSALALALALSACAPATRVVLLPQPNVPGAAVEVQSGTAHRVLSQPYASAEVRAPGNVEVVQADAASVNKRYRQLLAVSPAPALRFSLYFMPGGSQLTPESTAELSDVLARAAERPGGEIVVVGHTDRVGSVESNDALSLQRAQAVRQLFIDRGFDPARVDAVGRGEREPLVPTDDEVDEPRNRRTEILVR, from the coding sequence GTGAGCGAGCCGCGCGCGCGCCGCGCCGCGCCGGGGGCCGTCTGGCCGTCGGCACTGGCCCTGGCGCTGGCCCTGTCGGCGTGCGCGCCGGCCACGCGCGTGGTGCTGCTGCCGCAGCCCAATGTGCCGGGCGCCGCGGTCGAGGTGCAATCGGGCACGGCGCACCGCGTGCTGTCGCAACCCTACGCCAGCGCCGAAGTGCGCGCGCCCGGCAACGTCGAAGTGGTGCAGGCCGATGCGGCCAGCGTCAACAAGCGCTACCGGCAGCTGCTGGCCGTCAGCCCGGCGCCGGCGCTGCGCTTTTCGCTGTACTTCATGCCGGGCGGCTCGCAGCTCACGCCCGAATCGACGGCCGAGCTGTCCGACGTGCTGGCCCGCGCGGCCGAGCGGCCGGGCGGCGAGATCGTCGTTGTCGGCCACACCGACCGCGTCGGCTCGGTCGAATCCAACGATGCGCTGTCGCTGCAGCGCGCGCAGGCGGTGCGCCAGCTGTTCATCGACCGGGGGTTCGACCCCGCGCGCGTGGACGCCGTTGGCCGCGGCGAGCGCGAACCGCTGGTGCCCACCGACGACGAAGTCGACGAGCCGCGCAACCGCCGCACCGAGATCCTGGTGCGATGA
- a CDS encoding FecR domain-containing protein, with amino-acid sequence MPALKRIVCFFMLALGLGAAAWAQSAAPAAAGADGREGTFKAVQGEVTVVRGNVHRAAVVSGPVYATDRLVTGPGSAASLILRDGTVLSVGPDSVMNLSAFAYNATTQEGNVLVDLLRGSLRMATGLIAKLRPEQVKVTTPTTVVGVRGTDFIVEENP; translated from the coding sequence ATGCCTGCTTTGAAACGAATCGTGTGCTTTTTCATGCTGGCGCTGGGCCTGGGCGCCGCGGCCTGGGCGCAGAGCGCGGCGCCTGCCGCCGCCGGGGCCGATGGCCGCGAAGGCACCTTCAAGGCCGTGCAGGGCGAAGTGACGGTGGTGCGCGGCAACGTGCACCGCGCGGCCGTGGTCAGCGGGCCGGTGTACGCCACCGACCGCCTGGTGACCGGCCCCGGCAGCGCCGCGTCGCTGATCCTGCGCGACGGCACGGTGCTGTCGGTCGGGCCCGACAGCGTGATGAACCTGTCCGCCTTCGCCTACAACGCCACCACGCAGGAAGGCAACGTGCTGGTCGATCTGCTGCGCGGCAGCCTGCGCATGGCGACCGGGCTGATCGCCAAGCTGCGGCCCGAGCAGGTCAAGGTGACCACGCCGACCACCGTGGTCGGCGTGCGCGGCACCGACTTCATCGTCGAGGAGAACCCGTGA
- the ppk2 gene encoding polyphosphate kinase 2 has product MSEEEMMKRLRGELLDGYDEELEMELEDRNIDAVAGVMTDSPAYRSARQQYFRELFRLQGELVKLQDWVQHTGHKVVIIFEGRDAAGKGGVIKRITQRLNPRVCRVAALPAPNNRERTQWYFQRYVSHLPAAGEILLFDRSWYNRAGVERVMGFCTDAELEEFFRSVPEFEKMLVRSGIQLIKYWFSISDDEQNLRFLGRIHDPLKQWKLSPMDLESRRRWEDYTKAKEEMLQRTHIAEAPWWVVPADDKKKARLNCITHLLSQMPYVDSERPVIELPPRVRHDDYERHPVPDGMVVPQVY; this is encoded by the coding sequence ATGAGCGAAGAAGAAATGATGAAACGCCTGCGCGGCGAACTGCTGGACGGCTACGACGAAGAGCTGGAAATGGAGCTGGAAGACCGCAACATCGACGCCGTGGCCGGCGTGATGACCGATTCGCCCGCCTACCGCAGCGCGCGCCAGCAGTACTTCAGGGAGCTGTTCCGCCTGCAGGGCGAACTGGTCAAGCTGCAGGACTGGGTGCAGCACACCGGCCACAAGGTGGTCATCATCTTCGAAGGGCGCGACGCGGCCGGCAAGGGCGGCGTCATCAAGCGCATCACCCAGCGCCTGAACCCGCGCGTGTGCCGCGTGGCCGCGCTGCCCGCGCCCAACAACCGCGAAAGGACGCAGTGGTACTTTCAGCGCTACGTGTCGCACCTGCCGGCGGCGGGCGAAATCCTGCTGTTCGACCGCAGCTGGTACAACCGCGCCGGCGTCGAGCGCGTAATGGGCTTCTGCACCGACGCCGAGCTGGAGGAGTTCTTCCGCAGCGTGCCCGAATTTGAAAAGATGCTGGTGCGCTCGGGCATCCAGCTCATCAAGTACTGGTTCTCGATCTCTGACGACGAGCAGAACCTGCGCTTCCTGGGCCGCATCCACGACCCGCTGAAGCAATGGAAGCTCAGCCCCATGGACCTGGAAAGCCGCCGCCGCTGGGAGGACTACACCAAGGCCAAGGAGGAGATGCTGCAGCGCACCCACATCGCCGAAGCCCCTTGGTGGGTGGTGCCCGCCGACGACAAGAAGAAGGCGCGCCTGAACTGCATCACCCACCTGCTCAGCCAGATGCCCTACGTCGACAGCGAGCGGCCCGTGATCGAGCTGCCGCCGCGCGTACGGCACGACGACTATGAGCGGCATCCGGTGCCGGATGGGATGGTGGTGCCGCAGGTATATTGA